One Thermomicrobiales bacterium DNA segment encodes these proteins:
- a CDS encoding BrnA antitoxin family protein, which translates to MLKSENIVSYTDEELREKRRREGTRTDWTRVDALTEEEIEASIDYEAEGHPMWETARMIYDPACKKQITLRLDPDIIEFFKAGGPGYQTRMNAVLRSYMLANAK; encoded by the coding sequence ATGCTGAAAAGCGAAAATATCGTGAGCTATACGGATGAAGAGCTGCGGGAAAAGCGCCGTCGCGAGGGTACGCGCACCGATTGGACGCGTGTCGATGCCCTGACTGAAGAAGAGATCGAGGCTTCGATCGACTATGAGGCAGAGGGCCATCCCATGTGGGAAACAGCGCGCATGATCTACGACCCAGCGTGCAAGAAACAGATCACGCTTCGCCTGGATCCCGACATCATCGAGTTCTTCAAGGCAGGCGGTCCCGGCTACCAGACCCGGATGAACGCGGTCTTGCGCAGCTATATGCTGGCGAACGCGAAGTAA
- a CDS encoding class I SAM-dependent DNA methyltransferase, with protein sequence MAEQPRREQTANLSGFVWSIAEILRGDFKQSEYGKVILPFTVLRRLDCILQPTKTAVLETAQTLPADLDDQTRDLILFGAAGDHIKVYNTSKFTFESLKGQDASQLHDNLLQYITAFSPNVRDIFLDKFRFTEQLKRLHDGKILWQVFERFAQIDLHPDRVSNIEMGYLFEELIRRFSEISNETAGEHFTPREVIRLIVDLVLASDEDAIRKPGVIRTVYDPAAGTGGMLALTEERMKEFNEDIRVELYGQELNPESFAICTSDMLITGHNPDQIAFGNSLTEDAHANERFHYMLSNPPYGVDWKKYQDPIRKEHETKGLDGRFGPGLPRVSDGQLLFLLHMIGKMRNDETGSRIGIVMNGSPLFTGGAGSGESEIRRYLLERDLVDAIVALPTDLF encoded by the coding sequence GTGGCAGAACAACCTCGACGTGAACAAACCGCCAATCTCAGCGGTTTCGTCTGGTCGATTGCGGAGATCCTCCGCGGCGACTTCAAACAATCCGAATACGGCAAGGTCATCCTCCCCTTCACCGTCCTCCGCCGCCTCGATTGCATCTTGCAACCCACCAAAACCGCCGTTCTCGAAACCGCGCAAACCCTTCCTGCCGATCTGGACGACCAAACCCGCGACCTCATCCTCTTCGGCGCGGCCGGCGACCACATCAAGGTCTACAACACCAGCAAATTCACCTTCGAATCCCTCAAAGGGCAGGACGCCTCGCAACTCCACGACAACCTGCTGCAATACATCACCGCTTTTTCGCCCAACGTCCGCGACATCTTCCTCGACAAGTTCCGCTTCACCGAACAACTCAAACGCCTGCACGATGGCAAGATCCTCTGGCAGGTCTTCGAGCGTTTCGCTCAAATCGACCTCCACCCAGACCGCGTCTCCAACATCGAGATGGGCTACCTCTTCGAAGAGCTCATCCGCCGCTTCTCCGAAATCTCCAACGAAACCGCCGGAGAGCACTTCACCCCCCGCGAGGTCATCCGCCTCATCGTCGATCTCGTGCTTGCGAGCGACGAGGACGCAATACGCAAACCCGGTGTCATCCGCACCGTCTACGATCCCGCTGCCGGCACTGGCGGCATGCTTGCCCTCACCGAAGAACGCATGAAGGAATTCAACGAAGACATACGCGTCGAGCTCTACGGCCAGGAGCTCAATCCCGAATCCTTCGCCATCTGCACCTCCGACATGCTCATCACCGGCCACAACCCCGACCAGATCGCCTTCGGCAACTCCCTCACCGAAGACGCCCACGCCAATGAGCGCTTCCATTACATGCTCTCCAACCCGCCCTATGGCGTCGATTGGAAGAAGTACCAGGACCCCATCCGCAAGGAACACGAAACCAAAGGCTTAGATGGCCGCTTCGGACCGGGTCTTCCCCGCGTTTCCGACGGCCAGCTCCTCTTTCTCCTGCACATGATCGGCAAGATGCGCAACGACGAAACCGGCAGCCGCATCGGCATCGTCATGAACGGCTCGCCGCTCTTCACCGGCGGAGCCGGTTCCGGCGAAAGTGAAATCCGCCGCTACCTCCTCGAACGCGATCTGGTCGATGCCATCGTCGCCCTCCCCACCGACCTCTTCT
- a CDS encoding MFS transporter, translating into MTASDLSQTASATANPVGNPIESDAVKSTQRRLVKVLAGAQMLGGVGVATGATVGALLAADLSSESYSGLSATASVVGAALAAIPISRVMNVRGRRAGLMVGYSIGVLGALTVIIGASLGLFPLALLGLVGIGSATAAGLQSRYAATDLATPQHRARSLSIVVWATTVGSVLGPNLSSPMGKVAEAIGIPKLTGPYLLTMVALACAFLVVWRFLRPDPLLEARHLRHSSGQVGAVSILQRSITENLQFIRSIPAAWLGLAAMCIGQAVMSSIMSMTPVHLKHGDADLRIIGFVISGHIAGMYVASPLVGMASDRFGRRPVILIGCAILLASFIIAGTAGEHDRWQLGVGLFLLGLGWSCTLIAGSTLLTESIPLDARPTTQGAADLTMGMSGATGALLAGLIVAFGSYGLLNLLAALLVIPLAVAVLRRAAAPAPSASAD; encoded by the coding sequence GTGACCGCATCCGACCTTTCCCAAACGGCCTCCGCCACCGCCAACCCGGTTGGCAACCCGATCGAATCCGACGCCGTCAAATCCACCCAGCGCCGTCTGGTCAAAGTGCTCGCGGGCGCCCAGATGCTTGGCGGAGTCGGCGTCGCCACCGGCGCAACCGTCGGCGCGCTCCTTGCCGCCGATCTGTCCAGCGAGTCGTATAGCGGCCTCTCCGCCACCGCCAGCGTCGTCGGCGCCGCCCTGGCCGCCATACCGATCTCGCGCGTCATGAACGTGCGCGGCCGCCGCGCCGGTCTCATGGTCGGCTACAGCATCGGCGTCCTCGGCGCGCTCACCGTCATCATCGGCGCCAGCCTGGGACTCTTCCCGCTGGCCTTGCTTGGACTGGTCGGCATCGGCAGCGCCACCGCCGCCGGTCTCCAATCGCGCTATGCCGCCACCGATCTCGCCACCCCGCAGCATCGCGCGCGGTCCCTCTCCATCGTCGTCTGGGCCACCACGGTCGGCTCGGTGCTCGGTCCCAATCTCTCGTCGCCCATGGGCAAAGTCGCGGAAGCCATCGGCATTCCCAAGCTCACCGGCCCCTATCTGCTCACCATGGTCGCCCTCGCCTGCGCCTTTCTGGTCGTCTGGCGTTTCCTGCGGCCCGATCCGCTCCTGGAAGCCCGCCACCTGCGTCACTCCAGCGGTCAGGTCGGCGCAGTCTCGATCCTGCAACGCTCCATTACGGAGAACCTGCAGTTCATCCGCTCCATTCCTGCGGCCTGGCTCGGCCTGGCTGCAATGTGCATCGGCCAGGCCGTCATGTCCTCCATCATGTCCATGACCCCGGTGCACCTGAAGCATGGCGATGCCGACCTGCGCATCATCGGCTTCGTCATCAGCGGGCACATCGCCGGCATGTACGTCGCCTCGCCCCTCGTCGGCATGGCGTCGGACCGCTTCGGCCGCCGTCCGGTCATCCTGATCGGCTGCGCCATCCTGCTGGCATCCTTCATCATCGCCGGCACCGCTGGGGAGCACGACCGCTGGCAACTCGGCGTCGGCTTGTTCCTCCTTGGGCTCGGCTGGTCCTGCACCCTCATCGCCGGATCCACCCTGCTCACCGAATCGATCCCGCTCGACGCCCGTCCCACCACCCAGGGCGCCGCCGACCTCACCATGGGCATGTCCGGCGCCACTGGCGCGCTCCTCGCCGGGCTCATCGTCGCCTTCGGTTCCTACGGTCTGCTCAACCTGCTCGCCGCGCTCCTCGTCATTCCTCTCGCGGTCGCCGTCCTCCGCCGCGCCGCCGCTCCAGCGCCGTCCGCCTCCGCCGACTGA
- a CDS encoding BrnT family toxin, which yields MRFEWDEEKRLINLEKHQIDFVDAQDLFDGREVVEIDSAYEFETRKQRTGFIEERMVTAVWTPREDAIRIISVRSARDAEKRKYRELYG from the coding sequence ATGCGCTTCGAATGGGACGAAGAAAAACGTCTGATCAATCTGGAGAAACACCAGATCGATTTCGTAGACGCGCAAGATCTCTTCGATGGGCGCGAAGTCGTTGAAATCGACAGCGCCTACGAGTTCGAAACACGCAAGCAGCGCACCGGCTTCATCGAAGAGCGAATGGTCACTGCTGTTTGGACACCGCGAGAAGATGCCATTCGGATCATCTCGGTCAGGAGTGCGAGAGATGCTGAAAAGCGAAAATATCGTGAGCTATACGGATGA